TTATCAGATAGAACCTTTCCATTATTATGAATTGATTGATGATATGATGCATTAATAATCTCTAGATTATCTATCGAAGAATTTAGCTTGTTCCCATCCTTATGGTGTACATATAAATTTGACGGGAGAATATATCCAGACACGTAACACATTATAAGTCTGTGAACATGAATTTTATCGTTATAGCAACTTACTGCTGGATATTTCCCATGCATAAAAATAGTTTTAGCTGATTTTAAAGTCTTGAATTTGCAATACCAAATCATGGCCTTCTCCAAAACCTTTGTGTTAACTATACAGCCACAATTATTTTTAAAAGTTATAGGTTTTTGAATTTTTGGTCTCATAATTATACCTCATGAATATTTCCAATGACTTCCATCCATCCGCTGTCCTCAATTATGTCATTTACACCGTCTGAAATTCCTCTTTTTTCAGGATTAACGCATTTCAAAACATACTGGAATCCTGCAAAAATCCATTCTACTACACCAACATAATTCTGCTTACCTTCATCAATAAAAGGATAATCGTCACCGGATATAATATCGCCTTCATATATCTCTGTTCCGTTTTTATCCGTTAATCCAGTGAACTGGCCGACAGTTTCGGGGATGACGTTCATATCTACATTATCCCATTGATTAGGGTATTCCCATTTTGGAGAAATTAATACCTGTTCATTAACATGTGACAAATCCCCATATAGCCACCCTTCACCATCAGTCCGTAGACCTCTGAATTTTATCTGCCTATTCACCGTGCACCTCCTTATCCTCTGTAACCAAAACTTTTCGGTTGACACGTTCAATCCATTCGATAATTCTATCGACAGCATCTTTCAAAGTTTTCTCACCACCAATGCTGTAGAGGTCTACACCATCTTTTTCAACATAAATGTTATAATCCCCATCGTAAATT
The window above is part of the Sphingobacterium sp. ML3W genome. Proteins encoded here:
- a CDS encoding HNH endonuclease, translated to MRPKIQKPITFKNNCGCIVNTKVLEKAMIWYCKFKTLKSAKTIFMHGKYPAVSCYNDKIHVHRLIMCYVSGYILPSNLYVHHKDGNKLNSSIDNLEIINASYHQSIHNNGKVLSDNHKKLISEAIKKRRGISTKERTDVSVKNVNEMFQNGNTITDISRHFSCGWSTIKRIINNTTNG
- a CDS encoding YopX family protein; this encodes MNRQIKFRGLRTDGEGWLYGDLSHVNEQVLISPKWEYPNQWDNVDMNVIPETVGQFTGLTDKNGTEIYEGDIISGDDYPFIDEGKQNYVGVVEWIFAGFQYVLKCVNPEKRGISDGVNDIIEDSGWMEVIGNIHEV